A genomic region of Chelmon rostratus isolate fCheRos1 chromosome 8, fCheRos1.pri, whole genome shotgun sequence contains the following coding sequences:
- the tent5aa gene encoding terminal nucleotidyltransferase 5A, giving the protein MSEDDSSSITSCVSDTEGSNVSVLSWEQVQRLDAILTETIPIHGRGNFPTLGMQPRQIVKVVRSRMEEKQIHVRDVRLNGSAASHILHGDSGLGFKDLDLIFCADMKGESDFQTVKDIVLDCLLDFLPDCVNKEKITPLTLKEAYVQKMVKVCNDSDRWSLISLSNNRGKNVELKFVDSLRRQFEFSVDSFQIKLDSLLLFYECSENPMAETFHPTIMGESVYGDFSEALDHLRNKIICTRNPEEIRGGGLLKYCHLLVRGFRAASESEMKSLQRYMCSRFFIDFPDIGEQQRKLESYLQNHFVGLEDRKYDYLMTLHGVVNESTVCLMGHERRQTLGLIAMLAVRVLAEQNVIPNVANVTCYYQPAPYVADGNFSNYYIAQVQPVFACQQPAYSTWLPCN; this is encoded by the exons ATGTCAGAGGACGACAGTAGCTCCATCACCAGCTGCGTGTCTGACACGGAAGGCAGCAACGTTAGCGTCCTCAGCTGGGAGCAAGTGCAGCGGCTGGACGCCATCCTGACGGAGACCATTCCGATCCACGGCCGGGGGAACTTCCCCACTCTGGGGATGCAGCCGCGGCAGATCGTTAAGGTGGTACGGAGTCggatggaggagaaacagatCCACGTCCGGGACGTTCGGTTAAACGGCTCTGCAGCCAGCCACATTCTGCACGGGGATAGCGGACTGGGCTTTAAGGACCTTGACCTCATATTTTGCGCAGATATGAAAGGTGAAAGCGATTTCCAGACTGTGAAAGACATCGTTTTGGACTGTCTCCTGGATTTTTTACCCGACTGTGtgaataaagagaaaataaccCCTCTGACGTTAAAG gaagcctATGTTCAGAAGATGGTGAAGGTGTGTAATGACTCAGACCGCTGGAGCCTCATCTCCCTCTCCAACAACCGGGGGAAGAATGTGGAGCTGAAGTTTGTGGACTCTCTTCGGAGGCAGTTTGAGTTCAGCGTGGACTCCTTTCAGATCAAACTGGACTCCCTGCTGCTGTTCTACGAGTGCTCAGAGAACCCAATGGCCGAGACCTTCCATCCCACCATCATGGGCGAGAGCGTGTACGGGGACTTCAGTGAGGCCCTGGACCACCTACGCAACAAGATCATCTGCACCCGGAACCCTGAGGAGATCCGAGGCGGGGGTCTGCTGAAGTACTGTCACCTGCTGGTGAGGGGTTTCCGGGCCGCCTCCGAGTCAGAGATGAAGTCCCTGCAGCGCTACATGTGCTCGCGCTTCTTCATTGACTTCCCTGACATCGGTGAGCAGCAGCGCAAGCTGGAGTCCTACCTTCAAAACCACTTTGTGGGCCTGGAGGACCGCAAGTATGACTACCTGATGACCCTCCACGGGGTGGTCAACGAGAGCACGGTGTGCTTGATGGGACACGAGAGGCGGCAGACCTTAGGGCTCATAGCCATGCTGGCAGTGCGAGTTCTGGCCGAGCAGAACGTCATCCCCAATGTGGCTAATGTTACATGTTACTACCAACCTGCTCCTTATGTGGCAGACGGCAACTTCAGTAACTACTACATAGCACAGGTACAGCCGGTGTTTGCTTGCCAGCAGCCTGCATACTCCACCTGGCTGCCCTGTAACTGA